In Bacteroidota bacterium, a single window of DNA contains:
- a CDS encoding transcriptional regulator, with translation MKEFFGNLNKVFDNRVRLAVMSILAANDSMDFNSLKKMLNLTDGNLAAHMATLETKKYVKIEKEFVGKKTLTTYSITQTGKKAFSEHIDAMERLIKQCR, from the coding sequence GTGAAAGAGTTTTTCGGTAATCTCAACAAAGTTTTCGACAACCGTGTTCGCTTGGCGGTCATGTCTATCCTGGCCGCGAACGATTCCATGGATTTCAATTCCCTGAAAAAAATGCTGAACCTTACCGACGGAAACCTCGCCGCGCATATGGCGACGCTTGAAACGAAAAAGTACGTCAAGATTGAAAAAGAATTTGTGGGAAAGAAAACGCTCACGACGTATTCGATAACTCAAACGGGAAAAAAAGCGTTTTCCGAGCACATCGACGCCATGGAGAGATTGATTAAACAATGCAGGTAA